A stretch of the Streptosporangium sp. NBC_01755 genome encodes the following:
- the ispG gene encoding flavodoxin-dependent (E)-4-hydroxy-3-methylbut-2-enyl-diphosphate synthase, with product MTSVALGIPSVRTRPIAERRISRQIMVGSVPVGGDAPVSVQSMTTTVTADVNATLQQIAELTASGCQIVRVAVPSQDDADALPIIARKSQIPVIADIHFQPKYVFAAIEAGCAAVRVNPGNIKKFDDKVGEIARAAADRGVPIRIGVNAGSLDPRLLQKYGKATPEALVESALWECSLFEEHGFRDIKISVKHNDPVVMVQAYRLLAARCDYPLHLGVTEAGPAFQGTIKSAVAFGALLAEGIGDTIRVSLSAPPVEEVKVGNQILESLNLRERGLEIVSCPSCGRAQVDVYTLAEQVQAGLEGLKVPLRVAVMGCVVNGPGEAREADLGVASGNGKGQIFVKGEVIKTVPESQIVETLIEEALRLAEEMGVEIDLDDDTTGPQVVVG from the coding sequence ATGACTTCTGTTGCTCTCGGAATCCCGTCCGTAAGGACCAGGCCGATCGCCGAGCGGCGCATATCTCGTCAGATCATGGTCGGTTCCGTCCCGGTGGGCGGGGACGCGCCGGTCTCCGTCCAGTCGATGACCACCACGGTCACCGCCGACGTCAACGCGACGCTCCAGCAGATCGCCGAGCTGACCGCCTCGGGCTGCCAGATCGTCCGGGTCGCCGTCCCCTCGCAGGACGACGCCGACGCGCTGCCGATCATCGCCAGGAAGTCGCAGATCCCGGTGATCGCCGACATCCATTTCCAGCCGAAGTACGTCTTCGCCGCGATCGAGGCGGGCTGCGCGGCGGTCCGGGTCAACCCCGGCAACATCAAGAAGTTCGACGACAAGGTCGGTGAGATCGCGCGGGCCGCCGCCGACCGGGGCGTGCCGATCAGGATCGGCGTCAACGCCGGCTCGCTCGACCCCCGTCTGCTCCAGAAGTACGGAAAGGCCACCCCCGAGGCGCTGGTGGAGTCGGCGCTCTGGGAGTGCTCGCTCTTCGAGGAGCACGGCTTCCGCGACATCAAGATCTCCGTCAAGCACAACGACCCGGTCGTGATGGTCCAGGCATACCGCCTGCTCGCCGCCAGGTGTGACTACCCGCTTCACCTCGGCGTCACCGAGGCGGGCCCGGCCTTCCAGGGCACGATCAAGTCCGCTGTCGCCTTCGGGGCGCTGCTCGCCGAGGGGATCGGCGACACCATCCGGGTGTCGTTGTCCGCCCCGCCGGTCGAGGAGGTCAAGGTCGGCAACCAGATCCTGGAGTCGCTCAACCTGCGCGAGCGCGGTCTGGAGATCGTCTCCTGCCCCTCCTGCGGGCGCGCCCAGGTCGACGTCTACACCCTGGCCGAGCAGGTCCAGGCGGGGCTGGAGGGGCTGAAGGTCCCGCTGCGCGTCGCGGTGATGGGGTGCGTCGTCAACGGCCCGGGTGAGGCACGCGAGGCCGACCTCGGTGTCGCCTCCGGCAACGGCAAGGGCCAGATCTTCGTCAAGGGCGAGGTCATCAAGACCGTCCCCGAGTCGCAGATCGTGGAGACCCTGATCGAGGAGGCCCTGCGCCTCGCCGAGGAGATGGGCGTGGAGATCGATCTCGACGACGACACCACGGGTCCCCAGGTCGTCGTCGGCTAG
- a CDS encoding saccharopine dehydrogenase family protein, with product MRILLVGAGGVGSAVVPIAARRDFFEHIVVADSQQNRAAAVVARIADPRFSAIELDASDRAAVEAALAEHRCDVLFNAVDPRFTMSLFEAALNAGARYLDMAMSLSRPHPRRPYELTGVKLGDEQFALGEAWRERGGLALVGMGVEPGLADVFARYAAEHLFESIEEIGVRDGSNLVVEGYDFAPTFSIWTTIEECLNPPVIWEDGDWHTTEPFSEPEVFDFPEGIGPVECVNVEHEEVLLVPRYIDARRVTFKYGLGEEFIGVLKTLHKLGLDRVGKIKVGGVETSPRDVVAASLPDPATLGDRMRGKTCAGTWVKGVGKDGEPREVYLYHVVDNEWSMREYGCQAVVWQTAVHPVVALELLATGAWSGTGVLGPEAFDAVPFLELLNAYGSPWGMRDQATPALLSA from the coding sequence ATGAGAATCCTTCTTGTTGGAGCGGGCGGCGTCGGCTCCGCCGTCGTCCCGATCGCCGCACGCCGAGATTTCTTCGAACACATCGTGGTCGCCGACTCTCAACAGAACCGGGCCGCCGCCGTCGTGGCCAGGATCGCGGATCCGCGTTTCAGCGCCATCGAGCTGGACGCCTCCGACCGGGCGGCGGTCGAGGCCGCCCTCGCCGAGCACCGCTGCGATGTGCTTTTCAACGCGGTGGACCCCCGCTTCACCATGTCCCTGTTCGAGGCGGCGCTCAACGCCGGAGCCCGCTACCTCGACATGGCGATGTCGCTGTCGCGCCCCCATCCCCGCAGACCGTACGAGCTGACCGGTGTGAAGCTCGGCGACGAGCAGTTCGCCCTCGGCGAGGCATGGCGGGAGCGGGGCGGGCTGGCGCTGGTCGGCATGGGGGTGGAACCGGGGCTGGCCGACGTGTTCGCGCGCTACGCCGCCGAGCACCTCTTCGAGAGCATCGAGGAGATCGGTGTCCGCGACGGCTCCAACCTGGTGGTCGAGGGCTATGATTTCGCGCCGACCTTCTCCATCTGGACGACCATCGAGGAGTGCCTCAATCCGCCGGTGATCTGGGAGGACGGCGACTGGCACACCACCGAGCCGTTCAGCGAGCCCGAGGTGTTCGACTTCCCCGAGGGGATCGGGCCCGTCGAGTGCGTCAACGTCGAGCACGAGGAGGTGCTCCTCGTGCCGCGCTACATCGACGCCAGGCGGGTGACGTTCAAGTACGGTCTCGGCGAGGAGTTCATCGGAGTCCTGAAGACCCTGCACAAGCTGGGCCTGGATCGGGTGGGCAAGATCAAGGTAGGCGGGGTCGAGACCTCACCGCGCGACGTGGTCGCGGCCAGCCTCCCCGACCCGGCCACGCTCGGTGACCGGATGCGGGGCAAGACCTGCGCCGGGACCTGGGTGAAGGGCGTGGGCAAGGACGGGGAGCCGCGCGAGGTCTACCTCTACCACGTGGTCGACAACGAGTGGTCGATGCGGGAGTACGGCTGCCAGGCCGTGGTCTGGCAGACGGCGGTGCACCCGGTGGTCGCCCTGGAGTTGCTGGCCACCGGCGCCTGGTCGGGCACCGGGGTGCTCGGCCCCGAGGCGTTCGACGCGGTGCCCTTCCTGGAACTGCTCAATGCCTACGGCTCTCCGTGGGGCATGCGCGACCAGGCCACCCCCGCTCTCCTGTCGGCCTGA
- the dxr gene encoding 1-deoxy-D-xylulose-5-phosphate reductoisomerase, with protein sequence MQPDTVRSVVLLGSTGSIGTQSLDVIARNPGRFRVAALAAYGGRIDLLAGQAAEFRPDVVAVADPDAVPELREALAARRVDAQVLAGREGVAEAASWPADVVLNGITGALGLTSTLAALEAGRVLALANKESLIVGGPLVKRLAKPGQLIPVDSEHAALAQCLWAAGPTGPDASAVRRLVVTASGGPFRGRSRADLAEVTPEQALAHPTWSMGPMITVNSATLVNKGLEVIEAHLLFDIGFERIDVVVHPQSVIHSMVEFVDGSTIAQASPPDMRLPIALALGWPERVADAAPGVDWTTAHTWTFEPLDDGAFPAVALARHVGAAGGTAPAVYNAANEVCVEAFLAGRLPFLGIVDTVASVVSEHSVTEADSVAEVLNADSWARIRARELTGTA encoded by the coding sequence GTGCAGCCAGACACCGTCCGCTCCGTCGTCCTGCTCGGCTCGACCGGGTCCATCGGGACCCAGTCCCTCGACGTCATCGCCCGCAACCCCGGCCGGTTCCGGGTGGCGGCGCTGGCCGCCTACGGTGGCCGGATCGACCTGCTGGCCGGGCAGGCGGCCGAGTTCAGGCCCGATGTGGTCGCCGTCGCGGACCCCGACGCGGTGCCGGAACTGCGCGAGGCCCTGGCCGCGCGCAGGGTGGACGCGCAGGTGCTGGCCGGTCGGGAAGGGGTGGCCGAGGCCGCCTCCTGGCCCGCCGACGTCGTGCTCAACGGCATCACCGGCGCGCTGGGACTGACCTCCACGCTGGCCGCGCTGGAGGCCGGCCGGGTGCTCGCGCTCGCCAACAAGGAGTCACTGATCGTCGGAGGGCCGCTGGTCAAGCGCCTGGCCAAGCCCGGCCAGTTGATCCCGGTCGACTCCGAGCACGCCGCGCTGGCCCAGTGCCTGTGGGCGGCGGGTCCCACGGGCCCCGACGCCTCCGCCGTGCGCCGCCTGGTCGTCACCGCGAGCGGCGGGCCCTTCCGCGGCAGGTCGCGCGCGGATCTCGCGGAGGTGACTCCCGAGCAGGCCCTCGCCCACCCCACCTGGTCGATGGGGCCGATGATCACGGTGAACTCCGCCACGCTCGTCAACAAGGGCCTGGAGGTCATCGAGGCGCACCTGCTCTTCGACATCGGCTTCGAGCGCATCGACGTCGTCGTCCACCCGCAGTCGGTCATCCACTCGATGGTCGAGTTCGTCGACGGCTCGACCATCGCCCAGGCCAGCCCGCCCGACATGCGCCTGCCCATCGCGCTGGCCCTCGGCTGGCCCGAGCGGGTCGCCGACGCCGCACCCGGGGTCGACTGGACCACCGCACACACCTGGACGTTCGAGCCGCTCGACGACGGGGCCTTCCCCGCCGTCGCGCTGGCCCGCCACGTCGGCGCGGCCGGCGGCACGGCACCGGCCGTCTACAACGCCGCCAACGAGGTCTGCGTCGAGGCCTTTCTGGCCGGTCGCCTGCCGTTCCTCGGCATCGTCGATACCGTGGCCTCGGTAGTCTCCGAGCACAGTGTCACCGAGGCCGACTCGGTGGCCGAGGTGCTGAATGCCGACTCCTGGGCACGCATACGGGCACGGGAGCTCACTGGGACTGCCTAG
- a CDS encoding PucR family transcriptional regulator translates to MGVAPTLRTVVRRPPLGLGVLAGGDALDRPVRWVAVSELEDPTPFLEGGELVLTTGMRLDAGNAGPYVERLVGREVAGLGFGVGLGHETIPGELVEAATRAGLPLLEVPRDTPFVAIGKAVSELLAAEQYDELSRAFAAQGRLTRAALRPEGPRAVIDRLARELDGWAILLDEAGGVRHAAGRGSAGAADGLGPELERLRKVSNRGAPASVALSSPKENVIVQPFGARRVRGFLAVGLGRPFTPVAHTVVNAAGSLLTLAVEHGREHLAAERRVRSAVLRLLVAGQPDAGCETLERLGERLPAGPLVVLACAGEPEAVLETAGEAFAAADGDRVVLLVPASGAGAVAAALGEHGPVGVGDSVGLDDLRTGLDQADRALAAARRGAVPVMRFADLAGQGLLALLDSGAAAAFSSALLAPLRKYGSRADLLESLRVYLDCNGHWDAAAQRLGVHRHTLRYRMRRVAELVGRDLDDPAARAELWIALAVAG, encoded by the coding sequence GTGGGTGTGGCGCCGACGCTGCGCACCGTCGTACGACGACCGCCGCTCGGGCTCGGCGTGCTCGCCGGAGGGGACGCGCTCGACCGGCCGGTGCGATGGGTGGCGGTCAGCGAGCTGGAGGATCCCACCCCCTTTCTTGAAGGTGGGGAGCTGGTCCTCACCACGGGCATGCGCCTGGACGCGGGCAACGCCGGGCCTTACGTCGAGCGCCTGGTCGGCAGGGAGGTCGCCGGCCTCGGATTCGGTGTCGGGCTCGGGCACGAGACGATCCCCGGGGAACTGGTGGAGGCTGCCACGCGGGCGGGGCTGCCGCTGCTTGAGGTGCCGCGCGACACCCCGTTCGTCGCCATCGGCAAGGCGGTCAGCGAGTTGCTCGCCGCGGAGCAGTACGACGAGCTCAGCCGCGCCTTCGCCGCCCAGGGCCGCCTCACCCGCGCCGCCCTGCGCCCCGAGGGGCCTCGCGCGGTGATCGACCGGCTGGCCCGCGAGCTGGACGGCTGGGCGATCCTGCTCGACGAGGCGGGGGGCGTGCGGCATGCGGCGGGCAGGGGGTCGGCTGGAGCCGCCGACGGCCTCGGCCCCGAGCTGGAGCGGCTGAGAAAGGTCAGCAACCGTGGCGCGCCCGCGAGCGTGGCACTCTCCTCGCCCAAGGAGAACGTCATCGTGCAACCGTTCGGGGCCCGCCGCGTCAGGGGATTCCTCGCCGTCGGCCTCGGCCGGCCTTTCACCCCGGTCGCGCACACCGTGGTCAACGCCGCCGGATCCCTGCTGACGCTCGCCGTCGAGCACGGCAGGGAGCACCTGGCCGCCGAGCGCCGGGTCCGCTCGGCGGTGCTGCGGCTGCTGGTGGCCGGGCAGCCGGACGCCGGGTGCGAGACGCTGGAGCGGCTGGGGGAGCGGCTTCCCGCAGGCCCCCTGGTGGTCCTCGCCTGCGCCGGTGAGCCGGAGGCCGTGCTGGAGACCGCGGGCGAGGCGTTTGCGGCCGCCGACGGTGACCGGGTGGTCCTGCTCGTCCCGGCCTCGGGGGCCGGTGCCGTGGCCGCGGCGCTCGGCGAGCACGGCCCCGTCGGGGTCGGCGACTCCGTGGGCCTCGACGATCTACGTACCGGACTCGACCAGGCCGACCGGGCGCTCGCCGCGGCCAGGCGCGGCGCGGTGCCGGTGATGCGCTTCGCCGACCTGGCGGGCCAGGGACTGCTCGCCCTGCTCGACTCCGGCGCGGCGGCGGCGTTCTCCTCGGCTCTGCTCGCCCCGCTCAGAAAGTACGGCTCGCGCGCCGACCTGCTGGAGTCCCTGCGGGTCTACCTGGACTGCAACGGCCACTGGGACGCGGCGGCGCAGCGGCTCGGGGTGCACCGGCACACCCTGCGCTACCGCATGCGCCGGGTCGCCGAACTCGTCGGCCGTGATCTCGACGACCCGGCGGCCCGCGCCGAACTCTGGATCGCCCTGGCCGTCGCCGGGTGA
- a CDS encoding aldehyde dehydrogenase family protein: MDVRPFWLAGRPATGDAELTVTNPHDGRVVAVCSVPTADQVEEAVAAAAAVRKEAAALPIHVRADALAHVSRRLAERADEIARLISEENGKPIFWARGEVGRAISTFRFAAEETRRLSGETMRLDTEAASAGRLAYISRVPHGPVLGITPFNFPLNLVAHKVAPAIAAGAPIVVKPAPATPVSALVLGEILAETDLPQGMFSVLPVPNDRAGGLVEDPRLPVVSFTGSAPVGYAILEQVPRKHVTLELGGNAAAVVLAGADLDWAASRIALFSNYQAGQSCIAVQRVIVEASVHDDFVARLLPAVEALVVGDPADEKTQVGPLVSVEAAERVEQWVDEAVAAGARLLTGGTRDGATVAPTVLADVPADAKVSCEEVFGPVMIVQTVSGVDEAFAAVNDSKYGLQAGVFTRSLDAAFRANRELEVGGVIIGDVPSYRADQMPYGGVKDSGVGREGIRSAIADLTYEKVMVLTGLTL; encoded by the coding sequence ATGGACGTGCGCCCCTTCTGGCTCGCCGGACGCCCCGCCACGGGTGACGCCGAGCTCACCGTGACCAACCCGCATGACGGCCGAGTCGTCGCCGTCTGCTCCGTGCCGACCGCCGACCAGGTCGAGGAGGCCGTAGCCGCCGCGGCGGCCGTGCGGAAGGAGGCGGCCGCGCTCCCGATCCACGTGCGCGCCGATGCCCTCGCGCACGTCTCGCGCCGCCTGGCCGAGCGCGCCGACGAGATCGCCCGTCTCATCAGCGAGGAGAACGGCAAGCCGATCTTCTGGGCCCGCGGCGAGGTCGGTCGGGCGATCTCCACCTTCAGGTTCGCGGCCGAGGAGACCCGCCGCCTCAGCGGCGAGACCATGCGCCTGGACACCGAGGCCGCCTCCGCGGGCCGCCTCGCCTACATCTCGCGTGTCCCGCACGGCCCGGTCCTGGGCATCACCCCGTTCAACTTCCCGCTCAACCTGGTGGCGCACAAGGTGGCCCCGGCGATCGCGGCCGGTGCCCCGATCGTCGTCAAGCCCGCCCCGGCGACGCCGGTCTCCGCGCTGGTCCTGGGCGAGATCCTGGCCGAGACCGACCTGCCGCAGGGGATGTTCTCGGTGCTCCCGGTGCCCAACGACCGCGCCGGAGGGCTGGTGGAGGACCCGCGCCTGCCTGTCGTCTCCTTCACGGGATCGGCCCCCGTGGGGTACGCGATCCTGGAGCAGGTCCCGCGCAAGCACGTGACCCTGGAACTCGGCGGCAACGCCGCCGCGGTCGTGCTCGCCGGCGCCGACCTCGACTGGGCCGCCTCGCGGATCGCCCTGTTCTCCAACTACCAGGCCGGTCAGAGCTGCATCGCCGTCCAGAGGGTGATCGTCGAGGCGTCGGTGCACGACGACTTCGTGGCCAGGCTCCTCCCGGCCGTCGAGGCCCTGGTCGTCGGTGACCCCGCCGACGAGAAGACGCAGGTGGGCCCGCTGGTGTCCGTCGAGGCCGCGGAACGCGTGGAACAGTGGGTCGACGAGGCCGTCGCGGCCGGCGCCCGTCTGCTGACCGGCGGCACCCGCGACGGCGCGACCGTCGCGCCGACGGTTCTCGCCGACGTGCCCGCCGACGCCAAGGTCTCCTGTGAGGAGGTCTTCGGCCCCGTGATGATCGTCCAGACGGTGTCCGGAGTGGACGAGGCGTTCGCCGCGGTCAACGACTCCAAGTACGGCCTGCAGGCCGGGGTGTTCACCCGCAGTCTCGATGCCGCCTTCCGGGCCAACCGGGAGCTTGAGGTCGGTGGAGTGATCATCGGTGACGTGCCGTCGTACCGTGCCGACCAGATGCCCTACGGCGGGGTCAAGGACTCGGGCGTCGGCCGCGAGGGCATCCGCTCGGCCATCGCCGACCTCACCTACGAGAAGGTCATGGTCCTCACCGGCCTGACCCTGTGA
- a CDS encoding trypsin-like serine peptidase: MTSSLPLLAAAPLVAGLLSAPTTGVTATWQTAAEPGRRAVNIPVHPLTAKVAASGMPDVVEHRTAPTASERKRVLGYWTPRRMASALPVDRLSKATGFLGRLFARAGRGGTPHRSPNGAAARTSGARWTSGGMVERTTGRVFLTIKGSDFVCSASSVRSANRDLVVTAGHCVKDGAGAWADNWTFVPGYSQGRRPYGQYTARRMFVAGPWSRGGDDSHDIGMVAVNTDDGKHLGDAVGGQQIAFGTPRGHLTSGFGFPADSPYDGEHLVYCADTLRDDPNGQTGDQGMRCDMTAGSSGGPWLSGFDASTGRGTIVSVSSFKYSDDHRTMYGPYFGDSAKDLYTVAGTS, translated from the coding sequence ATGACCTCAAGCCTCCCCCTGCTTGCGGCCGCCCCGCTCGTCGCCGGGCTGCTGAGCGCCCCGACGACCGGCGTGACGGCCACCTGGCAGACGGCCGCCGAGCCCGGGCGGCGGGCCGTGAACATCCCCGTCCACCCTCTCACCGCGAAAGTCGCGGCGTCCGGCATGCCGGACGTCGTCGAGCACAGGACCGCTCCCACCGCGTCGGAGCGGAAGCGCGTGCTCGGCTACTGGACCCCCCGCCGGATGGCCTCGGCGCTCCCGGTCGACCGGCTCTCGAAGGCCACCGGGTTCCTCGGACGCCTCTTCGCCCGGGCCGGCCGGGGGGGCACCCCCCACCGGAGCCCGAACGGCGCCGCCGCACGCACCTCCGGCGCCCGCTGGACCTCCGGCGGGATGGTCGAACGCACCACGGGGCGGGTGTTCCTGACCATCAAGGGCAGCGACTTCGTGTGCTCGGCGAGTTCGGTCAGGAGTGCCAACAGGGATCTGGTCGTGACCGCCGGTCACTGTGTCAAGGACGGTGCCGGCGCCTGGGCCGACAACTGGACCTTCGTCCCCGGCTACTCCCAGGGCCGTCGCCCGTACGGGCAGTACACCGCGCGCCGCATGTTCGTCGCGGGTCCCTGGTCGCGCGGCGGGGACGACAGCCACGACATCGGCATGGTGGCGGTCAACACCGATGACGGCAAGCACCTCGGCGACGCCGTCGGTGGTCAACAGATCGCTTTCGGCACCCCCAGAGGGCACCTCACCAGCGGTTTCGGCTTCCCCGCCGACTCGCCCTACGACGGTGAACACCTGGTCTACTGCGCGGACACGCTCCGCGACGACCCGAACGGGCAGACCGGCGACCAGGGGATGCGCTGCGACATGACCGCCGGATCCAGCGGGGGCCCGTGGCTGAGCGGCTTCGACGCCTCCACCGGCCGCGGCACGATCGTCTCGGTCAGCAGTTTCAAGTACAGCGACGACCACCGCACCATGTACGGCCCCTACTTCGGCGACTCGGCCAAGGATCTCTATACCGTGGCCGGAACGTCGTGA
- a CDS encoding trypsin-like serine peptidase: MRRTTRLIPILTAVAGSTLLTATIAHGATGTGATGTGTAGTGTDGGGGVTAARAVPHPVEKEAADTKAEQRTVQRYWTEAKMEAAQPLATLIPKKDGARLTAAAIMAQAAADPVSVPATVPNGDTVTATEMADRGSAAVRASTGAPWTRGGAIAKTAGRVFFTYQGRNASCSANAVTSENRSTVITAGHCVRMGGAFHSNWVFVPGYENGNRPYGTWVATTLYTTPQWNNTEDINYDVASAVLAPLNGRSLTDVVGGQGVSFNQSRRAQMHSFGYPAAGPYDGSKLVYCAGRAFDDFLMSRDIGLNCNMTGGSSGGPWFLGFNESTGLGTLNSVNSFKYDFASGWMFGPYFGTDAQAVYEAAQTTGAP, encoded by the coding sequence ATGCGACGCACAACACGGCTCATCCCTATTCTCACCGCCGTCGCGGGAAGCACCCTGCTCACCGCGACGATCGCGCACGGCGCCACGGGCACGGGCGCCACGGGCACAGGCACGGCGGGCACGGGCACGGATGGGGGCGGGGGTGTCACCGCGGCGCGGGCCGTTCCCCATCCGGTCGAGAAGGAGGCGGCCGACACCAAGGCGGAGCAGCGAACCGTCCAGCGCTACTGGACGGAGGCGAAGATGGAGGCGGCACAACCACTCGCCACCCTCATCCCGAAGAAGGACGGCGCCCGCCTCACCGCGGCGGCGATCATGGCACAGGCCGCGGCCGATCCCGTCTCCGTCCCCGCGACCGTGCCGAACGGCGACACCGTCACGGCCACCGAAATGGCCGACAGGGGCTCGGCGGCCGTCCGCGCCTCCACCGGCGCGCCGTGGACCCGCGGCGGGGCGATCGCCAAGACCGCCGGCCGGGTGTTCTTCACCTACCAGGGCCGCAACGCCTCGTGCTCGGCGAACGCGGTGACGAGCGAGAACAGGAGCACCGTGATCACCGCGGGGCACTGCGTGCGGATGGGCGGGGCCTTCCACAGCAACTGGGTGTTCGTACCGGGATACGAGAACGGCAACCGGCCCTACGGCACGTGGGTGGCGACCACGCTCTACACCACCCCGCAGTGGAACAACACCGAGGACATCAACTACGACGTGGCCTCGGCCGTGCTGGCCCCGCTGAACGGCAGATCGCTGACCGACGTGGTCGGCGGCCAGGGCGTCTCCTTCAACCAGTCGCGCCGGGCGCAGATGCACTCCTTCGGCTACCCGGCGGCCGGTCCTTACGACGGTTCCAAGCTGGTCTACTGCGCCGGACGAGCCTTCGACGACTTCCTGATGTCCCGCGACATCGGACTGAACTGCAACATGACCGGCGGGTCGAGTGGCGGCCCCTGGTTCCTCGGCTTCAACGAGAGCACCGGCCTGGGCACCCTGAACTCGGTGAACAGCTTCAAGTACGACTTCGCGTCCGGCTGGATGTTCGGCCCGTATTTCGGCACCGACGCGCAGGCCGTCTACGAGGCCGCCCAGACAACCGGCGCCCCCTGA
- a CDS encoding TetR/AcrR family transcriptional regulator → MTSSAPRGLQGAYLLGERASHDELRAKLLDVASQLLVTIGPESLSMRRIATEAECSTTVIYTMFGSKEGLAEALYLEGFERFRRRLEAVSPRKDALEHLIALGPVYREAALDEPGYYALMFERAIPGFVPSERARTLARAALNIVDRVISDCISAGYIVPTQPRKIADAVWAAAQGAISLERAGHLRDSSTYDTVTYAVLSRYLVTDPCRK, encoded by the coding sequence ATGACCTCCTCGGCGCCGCGCGGCCTTCAGGGCGCCTATCTCCTCGGTGAACGGGCCTCCCACGACGAACTGCGTGCGAAACTGCTCGACGTCGCCAGCCAGTTGCTGGTCACCATCGGCCCGGAGAGCCTGTCGATGCGCCGCATCGCCACCGAGGCGGAATGCTCGACGACGGTCATCTACACCATGTTCGGCAGCAAGGAGGGCCTGGCCGAGGCTCTTTACCTGGAAGGCTTCGAGCGCTTCCGGCGGCGCCTGGAGGCCGTGTCACCGCGCAAGGACGCCCTGGAGCACCTCATCGCACTCGGCCCCGTCTACCGGGAGGCCGCGCTGGACGAGCCCGGCTACTACGCCCTGATGTTCGAGCGCGCGATCCCCGGCTTCGTACCGAGCGAACGGGCCAGGACCCTGGCCCGCGCGGCACTGAACATCGTCGACCGAGTGATCTCCGACTGCATCTCGGCCGGATACATCGTCCCCACCCAGCCCAGGAAGATCGCTGACGCCGTGTGGGCCGCCGCCCAGGGCGCGATCAGCCTGGAACGTGCCGGACACCTGCGCGACAGCAGCACCTACGACACGGTCACCTACGCCGTCCTCTCCCGCTACCTGGTCACCGACCCCTGCCGGAAGTGA
- the gabT gene encoding 4-aminobutyrate--2-oxoglutarate transaminase, whose protein sequence is MSTVTEGGPSLPQERRIVTEIPGPKSRELFARKQASVPPGIGTTLPVFVTHAGGGVVVDADGNSLIDFGSGIAVTSVGNAAPRVVERVRKQVADFTHTCFMVTPYESYVQVAEKLNEITPGDHEKRTFLLNSGAEAVENAVKVARQATGRQAVVVFDHGYHGRTLLTMTLTAKNMPYKHGFGPFAPEVYRMPLAYPFRWPTGPENCAEEAAAQAIDQIAKQIGAENVAAVVIEPIAGEGGFIEPAKGFLPKIAEFCRENGIVFIADEVQTGFSRTGDLFACEDEGIVPDIIVTAKGIAGGLPLSAVTGRADLLDRVHVGGLGGTYGGNPLACEAALGVLETIEADDLTGKARRIGETMLPRLRAMAERNPMIGDVRGRGAMIAIELVVPGTKDPHPTAAGEIARRCHAEGLLVLTAGTYGNVLRFLPPLVIPDHLLEEGLTILEKAISEV, encoded by the coding sequence ATGAGCACCGTCACCGAGGGCGGCCCCTCGCTTCCGCAGGAACGCCGCATCGTCACCGAGATCCCCGGCCCGAAGTCCCGTGAGCTGTTCGCACGTAAGCAGGCCTCGGTACCACCGGGTATCGGCACCACGCTGCCCGTCTTCGTGACGCATGCCGGAGGCGGTGTCGTCGTCGACGCCGACGGCAACTCCCTGATCGACTTCGGTTCCGGCATCGCGGTGACCAGCGTCGGCAACGCCGCCCCGCGCGTCGTCGAGCGGGTGCGCAAGCAGGTCGCCGACTTCACGCACACCTGCTTCATGGTCACACCGTACGAGTCGTACGTGCAGGTCGCCGAGAAGCTCAACGAGATCACCCCGGGCGACCACGAGAAGCGCACCTTCCTGCTCAACAGCGGCGCCGAGGCCGTGGAGAACGCGGTCAAGGTCGCCCGCCAGGCCACCGGCCGCCAGGCGGTCGTCGTCTTCGACCACGGCTACCACGGCCGGACCCTGCTGACGATGACGCTGACCGCCAAGAACATGCCGTACAAGCACGGCTTCGGCCCGTTCGCCCCCGAGGTCTACCGGATGCCGCTGGCCTACCCGTTCCGCTGGCCCACCGGCCCGGAGAACTGCGCCGAGGAGGCCGCCGCCCAGGCGATCGACCAGATCGCCAAGCAGATCGGCGCGGAGAACGTCGCCGCCGTGGTGATCGAGCCGATCGCGGGCGAGGGCGGCTTCATCGAGCCCGCCAAGGGCTTCCTGCCGAAGATCGCGGAGTTCTGCCGGGAGAACGGCATCGTCTTCATCGCCGACGAGGTCCAGACCGGCTTCTCCCGCACCGGCGACCTGTTCGCCTGCGAGGACGAGGGCATCGTGCCCGACATCATCGTCACCGCCAAGGGCATCGCGGGCGGCCTCCCGCTGTCCGCGGTCACCGGCCGGGCCGACCTCCTGGACAGGGTTCACGTGGGCGGGCTGGGCGGCACCTACGGTGGCAACCCGCTCGCCTGCGAGGCGGCGCTGGGCGTGCTGGAGACCATCGAGGCCGACGACCTGACCGGAAAGGCCCGCCGCATCGGCGAGACCATGCTCCCCCGGCTGCGCGCCATGGCGGAGCGGAACCCGATGATCGGTGACGTACGCGGCCGGGGGGCCATGATCGCCATCGAACTGGTGGTCCCCGGCACCAAGGACCCGCACCCCACGGCGGCGGGCGAGATCGCCAGGAGGTGCCACGCCGAGGGCCTGCTCGTGCTGACCGCGGGCACCTACGGCAACGTGCTGCGCTTCCTGCCACCGCTGGTCATCCCCGACCACCTGCTGGAGGAAGGCCTCACGATCCTGGAGAAGGCCATAAGCGAGGTCTGA